CGTGGGCGGTATGGCGGTCACCGTACTGGGGAGTTTCCTCACCGCCCGGCGGGCCCGGCTCCGGCCGGAGGACGTCGGGTTGGTCTCGCACCGCGCCCGCCGGGTGGCGGGCCTGCGCCGGGAGGAGGTCGCGGTGCTCGCCGGGGTGAGCGCCGACTACTACGCCCGGCTGGAACAGGGCCGGGAGCGGCACCCGTCGGCGTCGGTGCTGGGTGGGATCGCCCGCGCGCTGGACCTCGACGCCGACGCCCGGGAGCACCTGTTCCGGTTGGCCGGGGTACCGCTCGACAACCCGCCGGCGGCGGCCGTGGAGCACGTCGATGCGGGGCTGCGGCAGCTGCTCGACGCCTGGCCGGACCTGCCCGCGATCGTCCTCAACCGGCGGTTGGACCTGCTGGCCCACAACGCGATCGCGGGGGCGTTGTTCGCCGACTTCGCCGACACCGCCAACCTGGCCCGGATGACCTTTCTCGACCCTACCGGGCCGGTCTTCTTCGTCGACTGGCAGCGGGCCGCCGAGACGTGCGTGGCGAAC
Above is a window of Micromonospora yangpuensis DNA encoding:
- a CDS encoding helix-turn-helix domain-containing protein, which encodes MAVTVLGSFLTARRARLRPEDVGLVSHRARRVAGLRREEVAVLAGVSADYYARLEQGRERHPSASVLGGIARALDLDADAREHLFRLAGVPLDNPPAAAVEHVDAGLRQLLDAWPDLPAIVLNRRLDLLAHNAIAGALFADFADTANLARMTFLDPTGPVFFVDWQRAAETCVANLRLAHGHDPTDRRTAELVAELESASGTFRRLWRRHDVRGKTHEAKTFRHRAVGKLTLAYTAFDVRGTTGQQVIVYRAQPHSRDADALRLLTMLAAAPRLDAGSTRSDDLPRRHR